The Pseudomonas sp. SCB32 DNA window CGCAGGAGCGGACTCCGTCCGCGATCCGTCGGCAAGGCCGGCGCCAGATCAGGTTCGCGAGCAAGCTCGCTCCTACGAAAGGCGCACCGGCACCATTCCAATCGCGGACAGAGTCCGCTCCTACGTTGTTTCTGGGTCCCCGCGTTCGCGGGGATGACGTGTGTGAAGGACGGTGCATAACACCGTCACTCCCGCGAACGCGGGAGCCCAAAAGACCGTTGCTCCTGCAAAAGCCGGCTCTTACAGATCGCTCTCCTCCACCGGCCGCACTTTGGCGTCGTCGATGGCATAGGCCGCGTCGGCCATTTCATTGCTGACCTTCTCGATCTTCAGAGTGCCGGTAACCCAGATCGGGCTGTAGATATCGGCGATCTTGATGCCCTTGGGGTAGCGCACCAGGACGATCTGGTTCGGCGGCGGTGGCGGCACGTGGATGCAGGCCCCCGGATAGGGCACCAGGAAGAACTCGGTGACGCGGCCCTTGGCGTCGTTTTCCAGCGGCACCGGGTAGCCGCCCAGGCGCAATGCCTTGCCATTGAGCGCGGCGACCGTCTTGGTCGAGTACATCACCGGCGGCAGCTTCTTGTCGGCCTGCTTCAGGCCGCCCTTGTTGGTAAAGGTGCCGTTGGCCTCGGGGCCGTTGTGGGTGATTTCCGGCATGTCTTCCAGCGCCTTGCGGTCGCTCGGCGGCATCAGGGACAGCCAGTCGGTTTCGGGAAGGTCGGCGGCGGATGCCAGGGAAGTCAGCAGCATCAGGCTGCAGGCAAGCAATGTACGGCGCATCGTGGACTCGAAAGGCCCGGTCGGGCAAAAGCGGGGGTTGTTCCAGCGCCCTCTCCCATCGCGGGAGAGGGCTGGAAATCACCGTCAATTCTTCTTGATCAGACCGTAAATGACCAGCAGGACGATGGCGCCGATCACTGCGCCGATGAAACCCGCGGCCTGCCCCGCGGCGTAGATGCCCAGTACCTGACCGCCATAGGTGGCCAACAGCGAGCCGCCGATGCCGATCAGGATGGTCATGATCCAGCCCATGCTGTCGTCGCCCGGCTTGATGAAGCGTGCGACGAGTCCGACGATCAGGCCGATGACGATGGTTCCGATGAAGCCCATGACGATCTCCTTGTGGATTGAGCGCGGAGAATGCGCGCCGGTCATCAGACAGTGTAGGAAAGCCTGGCGTTCCGTGTTCAGCCGCGCGCCAGAGCGACTGCGAGTGTTTCGTGAGCGTTACGCCAGTATGGAAAACAGGCAGAAAAAAGCCGCGTCAGTGATTGACGCGGCTCTCTCTCAAGCACCTTGCCCGGCGGACCGTCAGGCCTTGGCGATCAGTGCCTCGACCTCGGCGATGCGCGCCTGCAGGGTCGGCAGATCGGCACTGCGCAGGGTGGCGTGGCCAACCTTGCGCCCGGCCTTGAAGGCCTTGCCGTAGTGGTGCAGGTGGCAGTCGGCGATGTTCAGCACGTCAGACACTGGCGGCACCTCGCCGATGAAATTGAGCATGGCGCTCTCGCCCACTTTCGCGGTCGAGCCCAGCGGCAGACCGGCGATGGCCCGTACGTGGTTCTCGAACTGGCTGCACTGCGCGCCCTCGATGGTCCAGTGACCGGAGTTGTGCACGCGCGGAGCGATCTCGTTGGCCTTCAGGCCACCGTCGACTTCGAAGAACTCGAACGCCATCACGCCAACGTATTCCAGCTTGTCCAGCACGCGACCGACGTAGTCTTCGGCCAGCGCCTGCAGCGGATGGTCCGTGCTGGCCACGGAGAGGCGCAGGATGCCGTTCTCGTGGGTGTTGTGCACCAGCGGGTAGAAGCGGGTTTCACCGTCGCGGGCACGCACCGCCACCAGCGAGACTTCGCCGGTGAAAGGCACGAAACCTTCGAGGATGCAGGGCACGCTGCCGAGTTCGGCGAAGGCGCCGATCACGTCCTCGGGCTTGCGCAGGACCTTCTGGCCCTTGCCGTCGTAGCCCAGGGTGCGGGTCTTCATCACGGCCGGCAGGCCGATGCTGGCCACCGCGGCCTCGAGGTCGGCCTGGGACTGCACGTCGGCGAAGGCCGGGGTCGGGATGCCCAGGTCCTTGAACATGGACTTCTCGAACCAGCGGTCGCGGGCGATGCGCAGCGACTGGGCATTCGGGTAGACCGGCACGAACTGCGAGAGGAAGGCCACGGTCTCGGCCGGCACGCTCTCGAACTCGAAGGTCACCAGGTCGACTTCATCGGCCAGCTGACGCAGGTGTTCCTGGTCGCTGTAATCGGCGCGGATATGTTCGCCCAGCGCTTGCGCGCAGGCGTCCGGCGCCGGATCGAGGAAGGCGAAGTTCATGCCCAGCGGAGTACCCGCCAGGGACAACATGCGGCCGAGCTGACCGCCACCGATGACACCGATTTTCATGGTTCGAGCCTGTGCTTGCTGACACTGTTCGGGGGCGCCGCGCAGGCGCCCTATTGCTCACGCGTCGCGCGGGTCCGGGTTGTCCAGGACCGTTTCGGTCTGGATGGCACGGAACTCTTTCAGCGCTTCGTGATACTTCGGGTACTTACCGCCCAGGATGCTGGCGGCCAGCAATGCTGCGTTGGTGGCGCCGGCCTTGCCGATGGCCAGGGTGGCGACCGGGACGCCAGCGGGCATCTGCACGATGGACAGCAGCGAATCGACGCCCGAGAGCATGGAGGACTGCACCGGCACACCGAGCACCGGCAGGTGGGTCTTGGCGGCGCACATGCCCGGCAGGTGGGCGGCACCGCCGGCACCGGCGATGATCACTTCGATGCCGCGGCCGTCGGCCTCTTCGGCGTACTGGAACAGCAGGTCCGGGGTGCGGTGGGCGGAAACCACCTTCACTTCGTACGGAATGCCGAGCTTGTCCAGCATGTCCGCGGTGTGGCTCAGGGTGCTCCAGTCGGATTTGGAACCCATGATCACGCCAACCAGTGCGCTCATCGTCGTGCCTCTCTCAAGTGCGCTCTTGTGCGCGTCAGAAACCAACAAGCCACGCTCGTCGGAGGCGTGGCTTGTACGTGGCCAAACCGGCGGGCAGTGCCGGCTTGAAGGCGGCGCAGTATACCGCAAAGGGCGCACCGGGGTGCACCTGCCGTGACCGTCTGTCCCGATTTCGTCATTTCCCCCTACCGACGTGCCTGACGACTTCGGAAAAGCTTGCTTCAGCTCAAGGTGGCCTAGGCTCAGAGGCTCAGACTCTTCTGACACCTTCCTGCCCGGATGGGGCAGGCCCCTCACCCTTCAAGGAGCGAGCGCAATGTCCATGACCCTGCCCACGACCATGAAAGCCGCCGTCGTCCACGCCTTTGGCGAGCCACTGCGGATCGAGGAAGTCAAAGTCCCGCTGCCCGGCCCCGGGCAGATCCTGGTGAAGATCGAGGCCTCCGGCGTCTGCCACACCGACCTGCACGCCGCCGAAGGCGACTGGCCGGTGAAGCCGAGCCTGCCTTTCATTCCCGGCCATGAAGGCGTCGGTTTCGTCGCAGCGGTCGGCCCCGGCGTCACCCGCGTCAAGGAAGGCGACCGCGTAGGCGTGCCCTGGCTGTATACCGCCTGCGGCTGCTGCGAACACTGCCTGACCGGCTGGGAAACCCTCTGCGAGCACCAGCAGAACACCGGCTACTCGGTGAACGGCGGCTACGCCGAATATGTGCTGGCAGACCCGAACTTTGTCGGCATCCTGCCGAAAAATGTCGGCTTCACCGAGATCGCACCGATCCTCTGCGCGGGCGTCACCGTCTACAAGGGCCTGAAGGAAACCCAGGCGCGCCCCGGCCAATGGGTGGCAATTTCCGGAATCGGCGGGCTCGGCCACGTGGCCGTGCAATACGCCAAGGCCATGGGTCTGCACGTGGTGGCGGTCGATGTGGACGACGCCAAGCTGGAACTGGCCAGGAGCCTCGGCGCCAAGCTGACCATCAACGCGAAGAAGGAAGATCCGGTACACGTGGTGCAGCGCGATATCGGCGGCGCCCACGGCGTGCTGGTGACGGCCGTCTCCAACAGCGCCTTCGGCCAGGGCATCGGCATGGCCCGCCGGGGCGGCACCGTCTCGCTGGTCGGCCTGCCGCCGGGCGACTTCCCCACGCCGATCTTCGACGTGGTGCTCAAGGGCCTCCACATCACCGGCTCCATCGTCGGCACCCGTGCAGACCTGCAGGAAGCCCTGGACTTCGCAGGTGAAGGCTTGGTGAAGGCCACCGTCAGCGCCGGCAAGCTGGATGACATCAATGCCATCCTCGACCGGATGCGCGCCGGGCAGATCGAAGGACGGATCGTCGTCGAGATGTAAGCCCATTGCGCGGGGCGGCTCCCGTCCCGCGCCTATCCTCCACCTGTAGAAGCGGGCCATGCCCGCGATCCGGCCGCAAGGCCAGCGTTTTGCGCCTTCGCGGGCATGGCCCGCTCCTACGAAAGCACTGCATGCCGAGGTCAGGAACGCAGGGCGAAACAGCGTCTCAGAGGTTCTCGTCGGTCCCCATGCCGCCTTCCAGCTTGCGCCACAGCAGGCGGATCTGCGCCTTGCGCACCAGGGCGCAACGGTACAGGCGGATTTCCTGCGGCACGATCCAGTGCGGGCCGCCGCACACCGCCAGCTCGCCGCGTGCCAGCTCCGCCTCCATGCTCAGGCGCGGCACCCAGGCCACGCCGATGCCCTGCAGGGCCATGCTCTTGAGGCTGTCGGCCATCGCCGTTTCATAAACAGTGGTGTAGCGCAGGTTGCGCTGGCGCAGCAGCAGGTTGACCCCGCGACCGAGGAATGCGCCGGCGCTATAGGCCAGCAATGGCACGCTCTGGCCGCTGTCCAGGTCGTACAGCGGCACGCCGGCGGAGTTCACCGCGCAGACCGGGAGCATCTCGGTGCGCCCCATGTGCAGCGAAGGGAAAACCTCGGGATCCATCTGCAACGCGGCATCCGGGTCATAGAACGCCAGCATCAGGTCGCAGCCGCCTTCACGCAGCAGGTGCACCGCCTCGCCAACGTTGGTCGCCACCAGGCGGCTGGCGATGTTCAGGCCCTCGGAGCGCAAGCGCGAGATCCACGCCGGGAAGAAGCCCAGCGCCAGGGAGTGGGCGGCGGCGAACTGCAGCACTTCGCCCTGCCCGCCTTCCAGGTGGTGCAGGTGGCGCACCACCTGGCCGAGCTGCTCGACCACGGCGCGCGCGGTGACCAGGAACAGCTGGCCGGCCTCGGTCAGCTCGATGGGCGTGCGCTGGCGGTTCACCAGCGTCAGGCCCAGGGCATCCTCCAGGCTGCGGATGCGCCGGCTGAAGGCCGGCTGGGTGACGAAGCGCTTCTCGGCGGCCTGGGAAAAGCTGCGGGTGGTGGCCAGGGTGCTGAAGTCTTCCAGCCATTTGGTTTCGAGGTTCACGTCATCTCCAGCGCGGCGCAGCGCTTGATCGATTGGTCAGGAGCCGGACGCGCGTAACACAGCCATACGCTTGCCGTCACCATTTCGTCACAGGGTACATTATGCCGTTTGTGCATGAGGCAGCTTTTAACAGCATTGGCCGACGATCGGCGAAATGCCTAGTCTACCGGGCATCGCGGCACTGGCCGTGTTTCTCTGAGACAATCCCCGTCATGTCCCCTGTTGCATCGTTCCGCATCGAGAAAGACCTCCTCGGCACCCTCGAAGTACCTTCTGACGCCTACTACGGCATTCAGACCCTGCGCGCTGTGAACAACTTCCGCCTCTCGGGCGTGCCGCTGTCGCACTACCCGAAGCTGGTAGTCGGCCTGGCGATGGTCAAGCAGGCGGCAGCCGATGCCAACCACCAGCTCGGCCACCTGTCGACCGAGAAACACGCCGCCATCAGCGAGGCCTGTGCCCGCCTGATCCGTGGCGATTTCCACGACCAGTTCGTGGTGGACATGATCCAGGGTGGCGCCGGCACCTCGACCAACATGAACGCGAACGAAGTCATCGCGAACATCGCGCTCGAAGCCATGGGCCACGCCAAGGGTGAGTACAAGTACCTGCATCCGAACAACGATGTGAACATGGCGCAGTCGACCAACGACGCCTACCCGACCGCCATCCGCCTGGGCCTGCTGCTCGGCCACGACACCCTGCTGGCCAGCCTCGACAGCCTGATCCAGGCCTTCGCCGCCAAGGGCGTCGAGTTCGCCAGCGTACTGAAGATGGGCCGTACCCAGCTGCAGGACGCTGTGCCGATGACCCTCGGCCAGGAATTCAAAGCCTTCGCCACCACCCTGGGCGAAGACCTCGACCGCCTGCGTCGCCTGGCGCCGGAACTGCTGACCGAAGTAAACCTCGGCGGCACCGCCATCGGCACCGGCATCAACGCTGACCCCGGCTACCAGAAGCTGGCCGTCGAGCGCCTGGCAGCCATCAGTGGCCAGCCGGTCGTCCCGGCCGCCGACCTGATCGAAGCCACCTCCGACATGGGCGCCTTCGTGCTGTTCTCCGGCATGCTCAAGCGTACCGCGGTCAAGCTGTCGAAGATCTGCAACGACCTGCGCCTGCTGTCCAGCGGCCCGCGCACCGGCATCAACGAGATCAACCTGCCGGCTCGCCAGCCGGGCAGCTCGATCATGCCGGGCAAGGTCAACCCGGTGATCCCGGAGGCCGTGAACATGTGCGCCTTCGAAATCATGGGCAACGACCTGGCGCTGACCATCGCTGCCGAAGGCGGCCAGCTGCAGCTGAACGTGATGGAACCGCTGATCGCCTACAAGGTTCTCGACTCGATCCGCCTGCTCCAGCGCGCCATGGACATGCTGCGCGAGCATTGCATCACCGGCATCACCGCCAACGTCGAGCGCTGCCACCAGTTGGTGGAGCACAGCATCGGCCTGGTGACCGCGCTGAACCCCTACATCGGCTACGAGAACGCCACCCGCATCGCCAAGATCGCGCTGGAAACCGGCCGTGGCGTCCTGGAACTGGTACGCGAGGAGAAGCTGCTGGACGAGGACACCCTGGCCGACATCCTGAAGCCGGAAAACATGATCGCCCCGCGCCTGATTCCGCTGCGCGCCTGATCATCCGCCCGGCGCGAGCCGGGCACGTCTCACCGGTTGAGGGGGAGCACTCCTTCCTCACCATTCAGGGATTGGTTACCCCCGATCCCTTCTTTTATACCCGGCGCCACGGGATTTTTACCCGCCGCGCCACGTCTCACCGGTTGAGGGGCCTCTTGGCCCACTCTCCATTCGAAGGGACACCGCTTACCCGGTGTCCCTTTTTTTTCGCCTGTGATACGGGCACGCCAAAAACATCGCGGACGGAGTCCGCTCCTACGCAGGTTCAGGTTTCGTAGGAGCAACTGTCTATTGGGCTCCCGCGTTCGCGGGAGTGACGGTGTTATGCGCAATCCCCCGCACACGTCATCCCCGCGAACGCGGGGACCCAGAAAACAACGAAGGAGCAGACTTCAGTCCGCAATTGACATGGTTTGCGAGAAGAGACGCTCGGGATCAATCCTGCCGCTGCAGGTGATCGAGAATCCGGCGGTTGAGGGCGGCGATACGCGTTTCGGCGTCCGCCTCGTCGCACTCCTCGTCCTGCTGCGCGCCGAGCTGGCGGGCGCAGAGGTTGAGTGCGGAGAGCACCATCAATTCATTGCTGGTGACGTAGGGGAATTTCTTCTTGCTGGCGGCGATTTCCGCCTGCAAAAGCGCGGCCGCGTCCTGCAGCCGGCGCTCTTCACCGGCCGGCGCTCGGACGCTGTATTCGCGTCCCAGAATGCGCAGGACGCGGACGCCGTCGCCACTCATGCCTGGGCGCGGCTGTCGCTGACGCGGCGGATCAGCGCCTGCAGGCGGGTGGCGGTCGCGTTGTGCTTCTCTTCCTGCTCCATGAGGGACAGTTGCAGGCTGTCGTTTTCCTCACGGGCCTTGAGCAGCTCTTCACGCACCTGGGCGTTGTCCTGCACCAGCACGTCGTTCTGCTGCAGCAATTCAGCAACCAGCTGTTCAAGTTGTTCGAGGGTGGAATCGAGCATGGGAGCCTCCGCAAAGCCTTTCAAAGGGTGCGGAGGATAAAGAAAGGGGCGCCGCGGGGCCAGCGAAACCGGCGATCTTCGGACAAGCCGTATGCTGTCAATTCAATAGCTTACGGTGTAATTCTCGAGCTATTTCAATGATTTCCCGCTTGACCTGCGATTTGGACCGGAAAATCGCAGACAAAGTCCGCACCTACGGAAAATTCCCACCCACGCACGGAGGCTTTTTTGCAGGAGCGAACTTGCTCGCGAAAGGGGCGCGCCAGTAGTGGGCGGTTCGCGAGCAAGCTCGCTCCTACGAAGAGCGGTTCGGCGCAGTCAGACGCGAATGACGCCTTCCTCGCGCAACAGCTTGAAGATCGCCTCGGCCCCCGCCTCGGGCGACAGGTCCTTGAGCACCTGGCCGGTGCCGCCGGAAGCCTTGGCGGTGGCGGCCTTCATCCGCTCGGCGCCGGTCTTGGCCTTGATCACTTTCAGGCGCTTGGGACGCGGGCGTGCCGGTTGCAGGTTGCCCTCGGCGAGCAGCGGGTCGTCCACCACCTCCACCTCGGAGGCTTCCAGGTAGCCACGACGAGCCGGACCGAAGGCGCTTTGCCGGGCAACCGGCGCAGCGTTGTCGACGCTGGCGACGAAGGGCAGGCGCACCTTCAGCCGGCGCCGTTGGCCACGGGGCAATGCCTGCAATACCTGGGCGCTGCCGTTCTCCACTTTTTCCACTTCCGCGAGCCCCACCACCAGCGGCCAGCCGAGGCGTTCGGCGAGCAGGAAGGGCAGCATGCCGGAGCCTTCGCCGGTTTCCGCCTGGGTGCCGGTCAGCACCAGCTGGGCGTCGCTGTCGGCCAGGTAGGCGGCCAAGGGCGGCAGGGCGTCAGCCCCATCGGGTTGTTCCAGCACCGCCAGCTCGTCCAGGCCCATGCCAAGGTAGCCGCGCAGTGCCTCTTCCTCGGCATTGCCGGCGTGCACCACGCGCAGGCGCTTGCCCGCCAGGCGCAGGCCGAGCTCCACCGCGCGGGCATCCTGCTCGGCACGGCGCGCACGGCCGGAGGCCGGGTGGGCGCCGATGGAGACCAGGGTGACGATGTTCAGGTCGTTCATGATCGATCTCACATACCGCGTTTATTGGGTTCCCGCGTTCGCGGGAATGACGTGGGCAAAGAACTGCAGGACGCACGAACCGTCATCCCCGCGCACGCGGGGACCCAGGGAAATAGACTCAGGCCGCATCACGCGCCGCTCCGTTGCGATGGGCCTCGGCCAGTTCGATCAGCGCCTTGAGGATCGCGGTGGAGTCGCCGATCACCGAAAGGTCAGCGCGTTTGATCATGTCGCAGCCCGGGTCCATGTTGATCGCCACCACCTTGTCGCAGGAACCGATGCCCTGCAGGTGCTGGATCGCCCCGGAGATGCCCACCGCGAGGTAGACCCGCGCGGTGACCCAGGTGCCGGTGGCGCCGACCTGACGGGCACGCGGCATGTGGCCGTCGTCCACCGCCACGCGGGAGGCGCCTTCGGTGGCGCCCAGGGCAACGGCGGCGGCGTGGAACAGGTCCCAGTCCTTGACGCCGTTGCCGCCGGAGAGGATGAACTCCGCCTCGGCCATGGGAATCTGCGCCGGGTCCACGGCCACCGGGCCCAGGTCCTCGATGCGCGGCAGGTTGCGGGCGACGTTGCTGTCCAGTTCGACGGCCCGCGCTTCGTGACGGGTCTCGCTGATCGGCTCGGCGCATTCGGCTGCGGCCAGGATCAGGCGCGGCAGGTCGCGGTGCAGGTCCTGCTGGCCGGCACCGGCGCGACCGACGCAACGCTCGCCCTCGGCCTGCCAGACGCGGGTCGCCGGGCGCTCCCCCAGGCTTGCCGCCAGGCGACGGCCAAGCTCGCCGCCACCGGTGCGACTGTCGGGCAGCAGCCAGTGACGCGGAGCAAACTGGCTGTTCGCCGAACGCAGCGCCAGCACCCGTTGTTCCGGGGCGTAGCCGTCGTATTCGTTGCCTTCGATTTGCAGCAGGCGGTCGACGCCGGCGGTCTCGAAGGCGGTTTCCTTGTGCTCGCCGAACACCACGGCCAGCACTGCGCCGTCGCTGCCGGCGAGCTTGCGGGCCAGGCCCAGCAGGTCGCGGTCGTGGCTGGAGAGACGGCCGCCGACCATGTCCGGCACCACGGCGATGAGGAAGGCCGGTTGCTCGATCATCACCAGCGGCAGCTGGACCACTTCCGGCGTGCTGCTGCGCTTGCCGCCGGTGCCTTGCTGGCCACCGGAACGATCGATGCGCTTGACGCCATTGGGCCCGATGAATCCGACCGCATGGGGATTCTTGCGGATTACTCCGTTGGGGCCCATCCAGCGGCTCTCGCCGCCCTGGGCGGACTGCATGGCCGCGTGCAGCGGATGCAGGCGGTTGCGGGCGATCCACTCGACGCGGGGATCGCGGCGGATGATGTCGCTCATGACTGGACCTCCAGCGCGAAGGTGCTCTTCGTAGGAGCGAGGGGGACGCCCTCGTTATTGCTCGTGAACGGGTCAGCACCGAAGTTGGGGCGGTTCGCGAGCAAGCTCGCTCCTACAGGCCCGTGCTGCGTATGAGTCTGGAGATTCATCAGTGCACCTCCGCCATTTCGTCACGCTTGGCCAGCGACGGCTTTTTTGCCGCCACCTCGGTGGCCTCGATGAGGACCTCGGCGACCAGTTCGGCAATGTCCTTGATCTCCGGGCGCGGGGCGACCACGCCTTCGAGCATCGCGGTGCATTGCGGGCAGCCCACGGCTACCAGCTCGGCGCCGGTTTCCTTGATGTCGACCATGCGCATGTCGGGAATCCGCTGCTTGCCGGGGATGTCGGTGATCGGCGCGCCGCCGCCACCGCCGCAGCAGCGCGAGCGGAAGCCGGAGCGTTCCATTTCCTTGACCTGGATGCCGATGGCCTTGAGCACGTTGCGCGGCGCTTCGTACTCGCCGTTGTAGCGGCCGAGGTAGCACGGGTCGTGGTAGGTGACGCTGTCGGCCTTGCTCTGGCCGAGGTTCAGCGAACCCTTCTGCACCAGCTCGTCGATGAAGGTGGTGTGGTGCAGTACCTGGTAATTGCCGCCCAGCGCGCCGTACTCGTTCTTCAGCACGTGGAAGCTGTGCGGGTCGCAGCTGACGATGCGTTTGAAGCGATACTTGGACAGGGTGGCGATGTTGCGCTTGGCCAGGGTCTGGAAGGTCGCCTCGTCACCCAGGCGGCGAGCCACGTCGCCGCTGTCGCGCTCTTCCAGGCCGAGCACGGCGAAGTCGACGTTGGCGGCCTTGAGGATCTTCACGAAGGCGCGCAGGGTGCGCTGGTTGCGCATGTCGAAGGCACCGTCGCCCACCCAGAACAGCACGTCGGCCTGCTGCTTGTCGGCCAGCAGCGGGAGGTTCAGGTCCGCCGCCCAGTTCAGCCGGCCGCCGGGGGCGAAGCCGCCGGGGTTGTCGGTGGCGATGAGGTTTTCCAGCACCTCGGCGCCCTTGTTCGGGGTCGCGCCCTTCTCCAGGGTGAGGTGGCGGCGCATGTCGACGATGGCATCGACGTGCTCGATCATCATCGGGCACTCCTCGACGCAGGCGCGGCAGGTGGTGCAGGACCAGAGGGTCTCGGCGTCCACCAGGGCCTTGCCGTCCAGCGCGACGATCGGCTGGTGCGGGCCGCCGCTGTGTTCGCCCAGCGGTTTGCCAGGGTACGGGCTGCCGGCGAAGTTGGCGTCGCTGCCACCGGCCAGGCCGATGACCATGTCCTGGATCAGCTTCTTCGGGTTCAGCGGCTGGCCGGCGGCGAAGGCCGGGCACATGGCCTCGCACTTGCCGCACTGCACACAGGCGTCGAAGCCGAGCAGCTGGTTCCAGGTGAAATCAGTGGGCTTCTCGACGCCCAGCGGCGCCATGGGGTCGGCCAGGTCCAGCGGCTTCAGGCCGGTGGAACGGCCGCCACCGAAGCGCTCGGCGCGGCGGTGCCAGGCCAGGTGCAGGGCACCGGCGAAGGCGTGCTTCATCGGGCCGCCCCAGGTCATGCCGAAGAACAGCTCGGACACGCCCCAGGCCACGCCAATGGCGAGGATCGCCGCGAGGAACCAGCCGCCGAAGCCTTCCGGCAGGATGCCGGCCACCGGCAGGGTGGCGATGAAGAAGCTCGCCGAGAACATCAGCAGGCTTTTCGGCAGACGCATCCACGGGCCTTTCGACAGCCGCGCCGGCGGGTCGAGACGACGCTTGGCGACGAACAGCGCGCCACAGAACATCAGCGCGGTGGCGGCCAGCAGGGCGAAGCCGAGGATACGGCTGTGCAGGCCGAAACCGTGCACCAGGATGGCCAGCAGCGCGGCGGCGACGAAGCCGCCGGCGGTGGCCACGTGGGTCTTGGACATGTACTTGTCGCGCTCGACCACGTGGTGCAGGTCCACCAGGTAGCGGCGCGGCATCTTCAGCAGGCCACCGATCCAGTCGACCTGGGCGGGCCGGCCACGGCGCCACATCGAGAAGCGCTTCACGGCGCCCAGCACGGCAAGGCCGAGGGCGCTGAAGAGCAGGATGGGGAGGATGATGTTGAGCATTTCTGGTCTCCCTACGGGACCGGATGAACGCGGAAAGGACTCGTAGGATGGGTGGAGCGCAGCGATACCCATGCTGTCTCCGGGATCGATGGGTTTCGCTTCGCTCTACCCATCCTACGTTTGCCTGGAAGCGTCAGAAGTCCTTGCACAGACGCAGTGCGTCATAGATTGCAGCGTGGGTATTGCGCTGGGCCACGCAGTCGCCGATGCGGAACAGCAGGTAGCCATCACCCGGCTCGGAGAGACACGGCTGCGGCTTGATCGCGAACAGCGCCTCGACGTCGATCTGCCCCTTGTTGCGCGAGCCCTGCTTGAGCGCGTAGTACAGGCTCTCGTCCGGACGTACGCCGTTTTCCACGACGATCTGGTCGACCACCCTCTCCTCTTTGGCGCCGGTGTATTCGTTCTCCAGCACCGCCACCAGCTTGTCGCCCTCGCGGTAGACCTTCTCCAGCATCAGGTCCCCGGTCATGATCACTTCCTTGGGGTACA harbors:
- the purE gene encoding 5-(carboxyamino)imidazole ribonucleotide mutase, with translation MSALVGVIMGSKSDWSTLSHTADMLDKLGIPYEVKVVSAHRTPDLLFQYAEEADGRGIEVIIAGAGGAAHLPGMCAAKTHLPVLGVPVQSSMLSGVDSLLSIVQMPAGVPVATLAIGKAGATNAALLAASILGGKYPKYHEALKEFRAIQTETVLDNPDPRDA
- a CDS encoding LysR substrate-binding domain-containing protein, producing MNLETKWLEDFSTLATTRSFSQAAEKRFVTQPAFSRRIRSLEDALGLTLVNRQRTPIELTEAGQLFLVTARAVVEQLGQVVRHLHHLEGGQGEVLQFAAAHSLALGFFPAWISRLRSEGLNIASRLVATNVGEAVHLLREGGCDLMLAFYDPDAALQMDPEVFPSLHMGRTEMLPVCAVNSAGVPLYDLDSGQSVPLLAYSAGAFLGRGVNLLLRQRNLRYTTVYETAMADSLKSMALQGIGVAWVPRLSMEAELARGELAVCGGPHWIVPQEIRLYRCALVRKAQIRLLWRKLEGGMGTDENL
- the adhP gene encoding alcohol dehydrogenase AdhP, which gives rise to MTLPTTMKAAVVHAFGEPLRIEEVKVPLPGPGQILVKIEASGVCHTDLHAAEGDWPVKPSLPFIPGHEGVGFVAAVGPGVTRVKEGDRVGVPWLYTACGCCEHCLTGWETLCEHQQNTGYSVNGGYAEYVLADPNFVGILPKNVGFTEIAPILCAGVTVYKGLKETQARPGQWVAISGIGGLGHVAVQYAKAMGLHVVAVDVDDAKLELARSLGAKLTINAKKEDPVHVVQRDIGGAHGVLVTAVSNSAFGQGIGMARRGGTVSLVGLPPGDFPTPIFDVVLKGLHITGSIVGTRADLQEALDFAGEGLVKATVSAGKLDDINAILDRMRAGQIEGRIVVEM
- a CDS encoding GlsB/YeaQ/YmgE family stress response membrane protein, producing MGFIGTIVIGLIVGLVARFIKPGDDSMGWIMTILIGIGGSLLATYGGQVLGIYAAGQAAGFIGAVIGAIVLLVIYGLIKKN
- a CDS encoding electron transfer flavoprotein subunit beta: MNDLNIVTLVSIGAHPASGRARRAEQDARAVELGLRLAGKRLRVVHAGNAEEEALRGYLGMGLDELAVLEQPDGADALPPLAAYLADSDAQLVLTGTQAETGEGSGMLPFLLAERLGWPLVVGLAEVEKVENGSAQVLQALPRGQRRRLKVRLPFVASVDNAAPVARQSAFGPARRGYLEASEVEVVDDPLLAEGNLQPARPRPKRLKVIKAKTGAERMKAATAKASGGTGQVLKDLSPEAGAEAIFKLLREEGVIRV
- a CDS encoding cell division protein ZapA codes for the protein MSGDGVRVLRILGREYSVRAPAGEERRLQDAAALLQAEIAASKKKFPYVTSNELMVLSALNLCARQLGAQQDEECDEADAETRIAALNRRILDHLQRQD
- a CDS encoding DUF3299 domain-containing protein; translation: MRRTLLACSLMLLTSLASAADLPETDWLSLMPPSDRKALEDMPEITHNGPEANGTFTNKGGLKQADKKLPPVMYSTKTVAALNGKALRLGGYPVPLENDAKGRVTEFFLVPYPGACIHVPPPPPNQIVLVRYPKGIKIADIYSPIWVTGTLKIEKVSNEMADAAYAIDDAKVRPVEESDL
- the aspA gene encoding aspartate ammonia-lyase, with the protein product MSPVASFRIEKDLLGTLEVPSDAYYGIQTLRAVNNFRLSGVPLSHYPKLVVGLAMVKQAAADANHQLGHLSTEKHAAISEACARLIRGDFHDQFVVDMIQGGAGTSTNMNANEVIANIALEAMGHAKGEYKYLHPNNDVNMAQSTNDAYPTAIRLGLLLGHDTLLASLDSLIQAFAAKGVEFASVLKMGRTQLQDAVPMTLGQEFKAFATTLGEDLDRLRRLAPELLTEVNLGGTAIGTGINADPGYQKLAVERLAAISGQPVVPAADLIEATSDMGAFVLFSGMLKRTAVKLSKICNDLRLLSSGPRTGINEINLPARQPGSSIMPGKVNPVIPEAVNMCAFEIMGNDLALTIAAEGGQLQLNVMEPLIAYKVLDSIRLLQRAMDMLREHCITGITANVERCHQLVEHSIGLVTALNPYIGYENATRIAKIALETGRGVLELVREEKLLDEDTLADILKPENMIAPRLIPLRA
- a CDS encoding 5-(carboxyamino)imidazole ribonucleotide synthase — protein: MKIGVIGGGQLGRMLSLAGTPLGMNFAFLDPAPDACAQALGEHIRADYSDQEHLRQLADEVDLVTFEFESVPAETVAFLSQFVPVYPNAQSLRIARDRWFEKSMFKDLGIPTPAFADVQSQADLEAAVASIGLPAVMKTRTLGYDGKGQKVLRKPEDVIGAFAELGSVPCILEGFVPFTGEVSLVAVRARDGETRFYPLVHNTHENGILRLSVASTDHPLQALAEDYVGRVLDKLEYVGVMAFEFFEVDGGLKANEIAPRVHNSGHWTIEGAQCSQFENHVRAIAGLPLGSTAKVGESAMLNFIGEVPPVSDVLNIADCHLHHYGKAFKAGRKVGHATLRSADLPTLQARIAEVEALIAKA